Proteins co-encoded in one Pseudoliparis swirei isolate HS2019 ecotype Mariana Trench chromosome 7, NWPU_hadal_v1, whole genome shotgun sequence genomic window:
- the sorbs3 gene encoding vinexin isoform X3, giving the protein MQSQQNAEVVGDPNGSRVIFSGEPGVSSGQQILTSPELTHEVVISPGLPPPPVSPFRSAGLPFGEHKLSDVNGSGPTTLSFGSYYGPSQLHGGLSNGDQGSSTSTRSWTPTREERLIKFSGIGPVDETGMPIASRSSVNKPRDWYKSMFRQIHKKPEESDLEDSERRSAERLQLSANTEESNEADKNLFRLTPHGALPDWSEDVDKVSDPGKQPPEPRSIFDFEPGKSSTSGIYSQVHVSPKKQPDTAKSPSIEASLVTELSRFEAELDSEIQGLERSLSQKKQHRGRGEEARGGDPVTAPKTETPYYSNSSAARPPVHHPVGTSLTSAPTYVDRLSPANDTMELPTKKEEKRMKAARAKFNFQAQSPKELMLQKGDIVYIHRQVDANWFEGEHHGRAGIFPTSYVEILLPSEKPTPIKSPTLQVLDYGEAVALFNFNADLPVELPFRKGETINISRRVDEKWLEGRISGTTRSGIFPASYVQVNKMPRTRFSTDDFPPGPLSSGSPAPQSPGRPLHSPCPRSPLSPLTPTSLSPKPEHSPLKPSSPVPYGSPVSQSRSPTQSPVAKETANRWPCKNASLGNQNSHWTGTHSADHSSGARAASPSTQPSAAAHRAGASTANTSPRYTGPPQSAIPNQAARFNAHANSLPQTQVPNNPDSTVVQCQPYKAVYNYKPQNSDELELREGDVVRVMEKCDDGWFVDL; this is encoded by the exons ATGCAGTCGCAG CAAAATGCGGAAGTGGTCGGCGATCCAAATGGCTCCCGGGTTATCTTCTCCGGGGAGCCTGGAGTTTCATCAGGTCAGCAAATACTAACGTCTCCGGAGCTGACCCACGAGGTGGTCATCTCTCCTGGACTCCCTCCGCCTCCCGTGAGTCCTTTTCGCTCCGCAGGATTGCCATTTGGAGAGCACAAG ttgTCAGATGTGAATGGAAGTGGACCAACAACCCTCAGCTTTGGATCTTACTATGGCCCCTCACAGTTGCATG GTGGCCTGTCCAACGGTGACCAGGGCTCATCCACTTCAACCCGTAGCTGGACTCCCACCCGGGAGGAGAGGCTGATCAAGTTCTCGGGAATCGGTCCAGTGGATGAAACTGGGATGCCCATTGCCTCCAGATCA AGTGTGAACAAGCCCAGAGACTGGTACAAGAGCATGTTCAGACAGATTCACAAGAAGCCAGAGG AATCCGATCTGGAGGATTCGGAGCGGCGGTCGGCCGAAC GCCTCCAGCTCTCTGCCAACACGGAGGAAAGTAATGAAGCAGACAAGAACCTCTTCAGACTGACGCCTCATGGAGCTCTACCGGACTG GAGCGAGGATGTAGATAAGGTATCAGACCCGGGAAAGCAGCCCCCTGAACCGAGGAGCATATTCGACTTTGAGCCTGGGAAGAGCAGCACCTCAGGAATCTACAGCCAG GTTCATGTATCTCCGAAGAAACAACCTGACACGGCAAAGTCCCCATCAATTGAG GCCAGTCTCGTCACTGAGCTGAGTCGGTTTGAGGCTGAGCTGGACTCGGAGATCCAGGGCCTGGAGAGGAGTCTTTCCCAGAAGAAGCAGCATCGAGGCCGGGGTGAG GAGGCCAGAGGCGGGGATCCGGTAACTGCTCCAAAGACTGAGACTCCATACTACAG CAATTCATCGGCAGCAAGGCCGCCTGTCCATCACCCTGTTGGCACATCCCTGACATCTGCTCCCACTTATG TAGATCGTCTTTCCCCTGCAAATGACACCATGGAGCTCCCAaccaagaaagaagagaaaagg aTGAAAGCAGCGCGAGCCAAGTTCAATTTCCAGGCTCAGTCCCCCAA GGAGCTCATGCTGCAGAAAGGCGACATTGTTTACATCCACAGGCAGGTCGATGCCAACTGGTTTGAAGGAGAGCATCACGGAAGAGCTGGCATTTTCCCCACATCCTATGTGGAG ATTCTGCTTCCTTCCGAGAAGCCGACGCCTATTAAGTCCCCCACTCTGCAGGTGTTGGACTACGGGGAAGCCGTGGCTCTGTTTAACTTCAACGCTGACCTACCTGTGGAACTTCCTTTTCGGAAA GGTGAGACGATCAATATAAGCAGGCGTGTTGACGAGAAGTGGTTAGAAGGGAGGATCTCTGGGACCACCCGCAGCGGCATCTTCCCGGCCAGTTATGTCCAGGTCAACAAGATGCCCCGCACCAGATTCTCGACTGATGACTTCCCACCAGGCCCTCTGTCTTCAGGCTCCCCCGCACCTCAGAGTCCAGGGCGTCCGCTACACTCACCCTGCCCGCGGTCACCGTTGTCCCCTCTCACCCCCACCTCCCTCAGCCCCAAACCTGAGCACTCCCCACTGAAGCCATCCTCCCCTGTGCCTTATGGCAGCCCAGTTTCACAGTCGCGCTCCCCCACCCAGTCGCCCGTAGCCAAAGAAACGGCCAATCGGTGGCCCTGCAAAAACGCTTCACTCGGCAACCAGAACAGCCACTGGACCGGGACGCACTCCGCTGACCACAGCTCGGGGGCGAGAGCCGCGTCACCTTCCACTCAGCCATCGGCGGCCGCACACAGAGCAGGAGCTTCCACAGCCAACACGTCTCCCAGATACACTGGCCCCCCACAG AGTGCGATCCCAAACCAGGCTGCTCGATTTAATGCACACGCTAACTCCCTGCCACAAACACAAGTGCCAAACAACCCGGATTCGACAGTGGTGCAATGCCAACC ATATAAAGCTGTTTACAACTACAAACCACAGAATTCAGATGAGTTGGAGCTCAGAGAAGGAGACGTTGTGAGAGTGATGGAGAAATGCGATGATGGCTGGTTTGTAG ATCTCTGA
- the sorbs3 gene encoding vinexin isoform X1, translating to MQSQQNAEVVGDPNGSRVIFSGEPGVSSGQQILTSPELTHEVVISPGLPPPPVSPFRSAGLPFGEHKLSDVNGSGPTTLSFGSYYGPSQLHGGLSNGDQGSSTSTRSWTPTREERLIKFSGIGPVDETGMPIASRSSVNKPRDWYKSMFRQIHKKPEESDLEDSERRSAERLQLSANTEESNEADKNLFRLTPHGALPDWSEDVDKVSDPGKQPPEPRSIFDFEPGKSSTSGIYSQVHVSPKKQPDTAKSPSIEASLVTELSRFEAELDSEIQGLERSLSQKKQHRGRGEEARGGDPVTAPKTETPYYSNSSAARPPVHHPVGTSLTSAPTYVDRLSPANDTMELPTKKEEKRMKAARAKFNFQAQSPKELMLQKGDIVYIHRQVDANWFEGEHHGRAGIFPTSYVEILLPSEKPTPIKSPTLQVLDYGEAVALFNFNADLPVELPFRKGETINISRRVDEKWLEGRISGTTRSGIFPASYVQVNKMPRTRFSTDDFPPGPLSSGSPAPQSPGRPLHSPCPRSPLSPLTPTSLSPKPEHSPLKPSSPVPYGSPVSQSRSPTQSPVAKETANRWPCKNASLGNQNSHWTGTHSADHSSGARAASPSTQPSAAAHRAGASTANTSPRYTGPPQSAIPNQAARFNAHANSLPQTQVPNNPDSTVVQCQPYKAVYNYKPQNSDELELREGDVVRVMEKCDDGWFVGTSERTRAFGTFPGNYVAPF from the exons ATGCAGTCGCAG CAAAATGCGGAAGTGGTCGGCGATCCAAATGGCTCCCGGGTTATCTTCTCCGGGGAGCCTGGAGTTTCATCAGGTCAGCAAATACTAACGTCTCCGGAGCTGACCCACGAGGTGGTCATCTCTCCTGGACTCCCTCCGCCTCCCGTGAGTCCTTTTCGCTCCGCAGGATTGCCATTTGGAGAGCACAAG ttgTCAGATGTGAATGGAAGTGGACCAACAACCCTCAGCTTTGGATCTTACTATGGCCCCTCACAGTTGCATG GTGGCCTGTCCAACGGTGACCAGGGCTCATCCACTTCAACCCGTAGCTGGACTCCCACCCGGGAGGAGAGGCTGATCAAGTTCTCGGGAATCGGTCCAGTGGATGAAACTGGGATGCCCATTGCCTCCAGATCA AGTGTGAACAAGCCCAGAGACTGGTACAAGAGCATGTTCAGACAGATTCACAAGAAGCCAGAGG AATCCGATCTGGAGGATTCGGAGCGGCGGTCGGCCGAAC GCCTCCAGCTCTCTGCCAACACGGAGGAAAGTAATGAAGCAGACAAGAACCTCTTCAGACTGACGCCTCATGGAGCTCTACCGGACTG GAGCGAGGATGTAGATAAGGTATCAGACCCGGGAAAGCAGCCCCCTGAACCGAGGAGCATATTCGACTTTGAGCCTGGGAAGAGCAGCACCTCAGGAATCTACAGCCAG GTTCATGTATCTCCGAAGAAACAACCTGACACGGCAAAGTCCCCATCAATTGAG GCCAGTCTCGTCACTGAGCTGAGTCGGTTTGAGGCTGAGCTGGACTCGGAGATCCAGGGCCTGGAGAGGAGTCTTTCCCAGAAGAAGCAGCATCGAGGCCGGGGTGAG GAGGCCAGAGGCGGGGATCCGGTAACTGCTCCAAAGACTGAGACTCCATACTACAG CAATTCATCGGCAGCAAGGCCGCCTGTCCATCACCCTGTTGGCACATCCCTGACATCTGCTCCCACTTATG TAGATCGTCTTTCCCCTGCAAATGACACCATGGAGCTCCCAaccaagaaagaagagaaaagg aTGAAAGCAGCGCGAGCCAAGTTCAATTTCCAGGCTCAGTCCCCCAA GGAGCTCATGCTGCAGAAAGGCGACATTGTTTACATCCACAGGCAGGTCGATGCCAACTGGTTTGAAGGAGAGCATCACGGAAGAGCTGGCATTTTCCCCACATCCTATGTGGAG ATTCTGCTTCCTTCCGAGAAGCCGACGCCTATTAAGTCCCCCACTCTGCAGGTGTTGGACTACGGGGAAGCCGTGGCTCTGTTTAACTTCAACGCTGACCTACCTGTGGAACTTCCTTTTCGGAAA GGTGAGACGATCAATATAAGCAGGCGTGTTGACGAGAAGTGGTTAGAAGGGAGGATCTCTGGGACCACCCGCAGCGGCATCTTCCCGGCCAGTTATGTCCAGGTCAACAAGATGCCCCGCACCAGATTCTCGACTGATGACTTCCCACCAGGCCCTCTGTCTTCAGGCTCCCCCGCACCTCAGAGTCCAGGGCGTCCGCTACACTCACCCTGCCCGCGGTCACCGTTGTCCCCTCTCACCCCCACCTCCCTCAGCCCCAAACCTGAGCACTCCCCACTGAAGCCATCCTCCCCTGTGCCTTATGGCAGCCCAGTTTCACAGTCGCGCTCCCCCACCCAGTCGCCCGTAGCCAAAGAAACGGCCAATCGGTGGCCCTGCAAAAACGCTTCACTCGGCAACCAGAACAGCCACTGGACCGGGACGCACTCCGCTGACCACAGCTCGGGGGCGAGAGCCGCGTCACCTTCCACTCAGCCATCGGCGGCCGCACACAGAGCAGGAGCTTCCACAGCCAACACGTCTCCCAGATACACTGGCCCCCCACAG AGTGCGATCCCAAACCAGGCTGCTCGATTTAATGCACACGCTAACTCCCTGCCACAAACACAAGTGCCAAACAACCCGGATTCGACAGTGGTGCAATGCCAACC ATATAAAGCTGTTTACAACTACAAACCACAGAATTCAGATGAGTTGGAGCTCAGAGAAGGAGACGTTGTGAGAGTGATGGAGAAATGCGATGATGGCTGGTTTGTAG GTACGTCAGAACGGACTCGTGCTTTTGGGACTTTTCCAGGGAATTACGTGGCACCTTTTTGA
- the sorbs3 gene encoding vinexin isoform X2, with amino-acid sequence MQSQQNAEVVGDPNGSRVIFSGEPGVSSGQQILTSPELTHEVVISPGLPPPPLSDVNGSGPTTLSFGSYYGPSQLHGGLSNGDQGSSTSTRSWTPTREERLIKFSGIGPVDETGMPIASRSSVNKPRDWYKSMFRQIHKKPEESDLEDSERRSAERLQLSANTEESNEADKNLFRLTPHGALPDWSEDVDKVSDPGKQPPEPRSIFDFEPGKSSTSGIYSQVHVSPKKQPDTAKSPSIEASLVTELSRFEAELDSEIQGLERSLSQKKQHRGRGEEARGGDPVTAPKTETPYYSNSSAARPPVHHPVGTSLTSAPTYVDRLSPANDTMELPTKKEEKRMKAARAKFNFQAQSPKELMLQKGDIVYIHRQVDANWFEGEHHGRAGIFPTSYVEILLPSEKPTPIKSPTLQVLDYGEAVALFNFNADLPVELPFRKGETINISRRVDEKWLEGRISGTTRSGIFPASYVQVNKMPRTRFSTDDFPPGPLSSGSPAPQSPGRPLHSPCPRSPLSPLTPTSLSPKPEHSPLKPSSPVPYGSPVSQSRSPTQSPVAKETANRWPCKNASLGNQNSHWTGTHSADHSSGARAASPSTQPSAAAHRAGASTANTSPRYTGPPQSAIPNQAARFNAHANSLPQTQVPNNPDSTVVQCQPYKAVYNYKPQNSDELELREGDVVRVMEKCDDGWFVGTSERTRAFGTFPGNYVAPF; translated from the exons ATGCAGTCGCAG CAAAATGCGGAAGTGGTCGGCGATCCAAATGGCTCCCGGGTTATCTTCTCCGGGGAGCCTGGAGTTTCATCAGGTCAGCAAATACTAACGTCTCCGGAGCTGACCCACGAGGTGGTCATCTCTCCTGGACTCCCTCCGCCTCCC ttgTCAGATGTGAATGGAAGTGGACCAACAACCCTCAGCTTTGGATCTTACTATGGCCCCTCACAGTTGCATG GTGGCCTGTCCAACGGTGACCAGGGCTCATCCACTTCAACCCGTAGCTGGACTCCCACCCGGGAGGAGAGGCTGATCAAGTTCTCGGGAATCGGTCCAGTGGATGAAACTGGGATGCCCATTGCCTCCAGATCA AGTGTGAACAAGCCCAGAGACTGGTACAAGAGCATGTTCAGACAGATTCACAAGAAGCCAGAGG AATCCGATCTGGAGGATTCGGAGCGGCGGTCGGCCGAAC GCCTCCAGCTCTCTGCCAACACGGAGGAAAGTAATGAAGCAGACAAGAACCTCTTCAGACTGACGCCTCATGGAGCTCTACCGGACTG GAGCGAGGATGTAGATAAGGTATCAGACCCGGGAAAGCAGCCCCCTGAACCGAGGAGCATATTCGACTTTGAGCCTGGGAAGAGCAGCACCTCAGGAATCTACAGCCAG GTTCATGTATCTCCGAAGAAACAACCTGACACGGCAAAGTCCCCATCAATTGAG GCCAGTCTCGTCACTGAGCTGAGTCGGTTTGAGGCTGAGCTGGACTCGGAGATCCAGGGCCTGGAGAGGAGTCTTTCCCAGAAGAAGCAGCATCGAGGCCGGGGTGAG GAGGCCAGAGGCGGGGATCCGGTAACTGCTCCAAAGACTGAGACTCCATACTACAG CAATTCATCGGCAGCAAGGCCGCCTGTCCATCACCCTGTTGGCACATCCCTGACATCTGCTCCCACTTATG TAGATCGTCTTTCCCCTGCAAATGACACCATGGAGCTCCCAaccaagaaagaagagaaaagg aTGAAAGCAGCGCGAGCCAAGTTCAATTTCCAGGCTCAGTCCCCCAA GGAGCTCATGCTGCAGAAAGGCGACATTGTTTACATCCACAGGCAGGTCGATGCCAACTGGTTTGAAGGAGAGCATCACGGAAGAGCTGGCATTTTCCCCACATCCTATGTGGAG ATTCTGCTTCCTTCCGAGAAGCCGACGCCTATTAAGTCCCCCACTCTGCAGGTGTTGGACTACGGGGAAGCCGTGGCTCTGTTTAACTTCAACGCTGACCTACCTGTGGAACTTCCTTTTCGGAAA GGTGAGACGATCAATATAAGCAGGCGTGTTGACGAGAAGTGGTTAGAAGGGAGGATCTCTGGGACCACCCGCAGCGGCATCTTCCCGGCCAGTTATGTCCAGGTCAACAAGATGCCCCGCACCAGATTCTCGACTGATGACTTCCCACCAGGCCCTCTGTCTTCAGGCTCCCCCGCACCTCAGAGTCCAGGGCGTCCGCTACACTCACCCTGCCCGCGGTCACCGTTGTCCCCTCTCACCCCCACCTCCCTCAGCCCCAAACCTGAGCACTCCCCACTGAAGCCATCCTCCCCTGTGCCTTATGGCAGCCCAGTTTCACAGTCGCGCTCCCCCACCCAGTCGCCCGTAGCCAAAGAAACGGCCAATCGGTGGCCCTGCAAAAACGCTTCACTCGGCAACCAGAACAGCCACTGGACCGGGACGCACTCCGCTGACCACAGCTCGGGGGCGAGAGCCGCGTCACCTTCCACTCAGCCATCGGCGGCCGCACACAGAGCAGGAGCTTCCACAGCCAACACGTCTCCCAGATACACTGGCCCCCCACAG AGTGCGATCCCAAACCAGGCTGCTCGATTTAATGCACACGCTAACTCCCTGCCACAAACACAAGTGCCAAACAACCCGGATTCGACAGTGGTGCAATGCCAACC ATATAAAGCTGTTTACAACTACAAACCACAGAATTCAGATGAGTTGGAGCTCAGAGAAGGAGACGTTGTGAGAGTGATGGAGAAATGCGATGATGGCTGGTTTGTAG GTACGTCAGAACGGACTCGTGCTTTTGGGACTTTTCCAGGGAATTACGTGGCACCTTTTTGA
- the sorbs3 gene encoding vinexin isoform X4, protein MQSQQNAEVVGDPNGSRVIFSGEPGVSSGQQILTSPELTHEVVISPGLPPPPVSPFRSAGLPFGEHKLSDVNGSGPTTLSFGSYYGPSQLHGGLSNGDQGSSTSTRSWTPTREERLIKFSGIGPVDETGMPIASRSSVNKPRDWYKSMFRQIHKKPEESDLEDSERRSAERLQLSANTEESNEADKNLFRLTPHGALPDWSEDVDKVSDPGKQPPEPRSIFDFEPGKSSTSGIYSQVHVSPKKQPDTAKSPSIEEARGGDPVTAPKTETPYYSNSSAARPPVHHPVGTSLTSAPTYVDRLSPANDTMELPTKKEEKRMKAARAKFNFQAQSPKELMLQKGDIVYIHRQVDANWFEGEHHGRAGIFPTSYVEILLPSEKPTPIKSPTLQVLDYGEAVALFNFNADLPVELPFRKGETINISRRVDEKWLEGRISGTTRSGIFPASYVQVNKMPRTRFSTDDFPPGPLSSGSPAPQSPGRPLHSPCPRSPLSPLTPTSLSPKPEHSPLKPSSPVPYGSPVSQSRSPTQSPVAKETANRWPCKNASLGNQNSHWTGTHSADHSSGARAASPSTQPSAAAHRAGASTANTSPRYTGPPQSAIPNQAARFNAHANSLPQTQVPNNPDSTVVQCQPYKAVYNYKPQNSDELELREGDVVRVMEKCDDGWFVGTSERTRAFGTFPGNYVAPF, encoded by the exons ATGCAGTCGCAG CAAAATGCGGAAGTGGTCGGCGATCCAAATGGCTCCCGGGTTATCTTCTCCGGGGAGCCTGGAGTTTCATCAGGTCAGCAAATACTAACGTCTCCGGAGCTGACCCACGAGGTGGTCATCTCTCCTGGACTCCCTCCGCCTCCCGTGAGTCCTTTTCGCTCCGCAGGATTGCCATTTGGAGAGCACAAG ttgTCAGATGTGAATGGAAGTGGACCAACAACCCTCAGCTTTGGATCTTACTATGGCCCCTCACAGTTGCATG GTGGCCTGTCCAACGGTGACCAGGGCTCATCCACTTCAACCCGTAGCTGGACTCCCACCCGGGAGGAGAGGCTGATCAAGTTCTCGGGAATCGGTCCAGTGGATGAAACTGGGATGCCCATTGCCTCCAGATCA AGTGTGAACAAGCCCAGAGACTGGTACAAGAGCATGTTCAGACAGATTCACAAGAAGCCAGAGG AATCCGATCTGGAGGATTCGGAGCGGCGGTCGGCCGAAC GCCTCCAGCTCTCTGCCAACACGGAGGAAAGTAATGAAGCAGACAAGAACCTCTTCAGACTGACGCCTCATGGAGCTCTACCGGACTG GAGCGAGGATGTAGATAAGGTATCAGACCCGGGAAAGCAGCCCCCTGAACCGAGGAGCATATTCGACTTTGAGCCTGGGAAGAGCAGCACCTCAGGAATCTACAGCCAG GTTCATGTATCTCCGAAGAAACAACCTGACACGGCAAAGTCCCCATCAATTGAG GAGGCCAGAGGCGGGGATCCGGTAACTGCTCCAAAGACTGAGACTCCATACTACAG CAATTCATCGGCAGCAAGGCCGCCTGTCCATCACCCTGTTGGCACATCCCTGACATCTGCTCCCACTTATG TAGATCGTCTTTCCCCTGCAAATGACACCATGGAGCTCCCAaccaagaaagaagagaaaagg aTGAAAGCAGCGCGAGCCAAGTTCAATTTCCAGGCTCAGTCCCCCAA GGAGCTCATGCTGCAGAAAGGCGACATTGTTTACATCCACAGGCAGGTCGATGCCAACTGGTTTGAAGGAGAGCATCACGGAAGAGCTGGCATTTTCCCCACATCCTATGTGGAG ATTCTGCTTCCTTCCGAGAAGCCGACGCCTATTAAGTCCCCCACTCTGCAGGTGTTGGACTACGGGGAAGCCGTGGCTCTGTTTAACTTCAACGCTGACCTACCTGTGGAACTTCCTTTTCGGAAA GGTGAGACGATCAATATAAGCAGGCGTGTTGACGAGAAGTGGTTAGAAGGGAGGATCTCTGGGACCACCCGCAGCGGCATCTTCCCGGCCAGTTATGTCCAGGTCAACAAGATGCCCCGCACCAGATTCTCGACTGATGACTTCCCACCAGGCCCTCTGTCTTCAGGCTCCCCCGCACCTCAGAGTCCAGGGCGTCCGCTACACTCACCCTGCCCGCGGTCACCGTTGTCCCCTCTCACCCCCACCTCCCTCAGCCCCAAACCTGAGCACTCCCCACTGAAGCCATCCTCCCCTGTGCCTTATGGCAGCCCAGTTTCACAGTCGCGCTCCCCCACCCAGTCGCCCGTAGCCAAAGAAACGGCCAATCGGTGGCCCTGCAAAAACGCTTCACTCGGCAACCAGAACAGCCACTGGACCGGGACGCACTCCGCTGACCACAGCTCGGGGGCGAGAGCCGCGTCACCTTCCACTCAGCCATCGGCGGCCGCACACAGAGCAGGAGCTTCCACAGCCAACACGTCTCCCAGATACACTGGCCCCCCACAG AGTGCGATCCCAAACCAGGCTGCTCGATTTAATGCACACGCTAACTCCCTGCCACAAACACAAGTGCCAAACAACCCGGATTCGACAGTGGTGCAATGCCAACC ATATAAAGCTGTTTACAACTACAAACCACAGAATTCAGATGAGTTGGAGCTCAGAGAAGGAGACGTTGTGAGAGTGATGGAGAAATGCGATGATGGCTGGTTTGTAG GTACGTCAGAACGGACTCGTGCTTTTGGGACTTTTCCAGGGAATTACGTGGCACCTTTTTGA
- the sorbs3 gene encoding vinexin isoform X5, whose amino-acid sequence MQSQQNAEVVGDPNGSRVIFSGEPGVSSGQQILTSPELTHEVVISPGLPPPPVSPFRSAGLPFGEHKLSDVNGSGPTTLSFGSYYGPSQLHGGLSNGDQGSSTSTRSWTPTREERLIKFSGIGPVDETGMPIASRSSVNKPRDWYKSMFRQIHKKPEESDLEDSERRSAERLQLSANTEESNEADKNLFRLTPHGALPDWSEDVDKVSDPGKQPPEPRSIFDFEPGKSSTSGIYSQVHVSPKKQPDTAKSPSIEASLVTELSRFEAELDSEIQGLERSLSQKKQHRGRGEEARGGDPVTAPKTETPYYSNSSAARPPVHHPVGTSLTSAPTYVDRLSPANDTMELPTKKEEKRMKAARAKFNFQAQSPKELMLQKGDIVYIHRQVDANWFEGEHHGRAGIFPTSYVEILLPSEKPTPIKSPTLQVLDYGEAVALFNFNADLPVELPFRKGETINISRRVDEKWLEGRISGTTRSGIFPASYVQSAIPNQAARFNAHANSLPQTQVPNNPDSTVVQCQPYKAVYNYKPQNSDELELREGDVVRVMEKCDDGWFVGTSERTRAFGTFPGNYVAPF is encoded by the exons ATGCAGTCGCAG CAAAATGCGGAAGTGGTCGGCGATCCAAATGGCTCCCGGGTTATCTTCTCCGGGGAGCCTGGAGTTTCATCAGGTCAGCAAATACTAACGTCTCCGGAGCTGACCCACGAGGTGGTCATCTCTCCTGGACTCCCTCCGCCTCCCGTGAGTCCTTTTCGCTCCGCAGGATTGCCATTTGGAGAGCACAAG ttgTCAGATGTGAATGGAAGTGGACCAACAACCCTCAGCTTTGGATCTTACTATGGCCCCTCACAGTTGCATG GTGGCCTGTCCAACGGTGACCAGGGCTCATCCACTTCAACCCGTAGCTGGACTCCCACCCGGGAGGAGAGGCTGATCAAGTTCTCGGGAATCGGTCCAGTGGATGAAACTGGGATGCCCATTGCCTCCAGATCA AGTGTGAACAAGCCCAGAGACTGGTACAAGAGCATGTTCAGACAGATTCACAAGAAGCCAGAGG AATCCGATCTGGAGGATTCGGAGCGGCGGTCGGCCGAAC GCCTCCAGCTCTCTGCCAACACGGAGGAAAGTAATGAAGCAGACAAGAACCTCTTCAGACTGACGCCTCATGGAGCTCTACCGGACTG GAGCGAGGATGTAGATAAGGTATCAGACCCGGGAAAGCAGCCCCCTGAACCGAGGAGCATATTCGACTTTGAGCCTGGGAAGAGCAGCACCTCAGGAATCTACAGCCAG GTTCATGTATCTCCGAAGAAACAACCTGACACGGCAAAGTCCCCATCAATTGAG GCCAGTCTCGTCACTGAGCTGAGTCGGTTTGAGGCTGAGCTGGACTCGGAGATCCAGGGCCTGGAGAGGAGTCTTTCCCAGAAGAAGCAGCATCGAGGCCGGGGTGAG GAGGCCAGAGGCGGGGATCCGGTAACTGCTCCAAAGACTGAGACTCCATACTACAG CAATTCATCGGCAGCAAGGCCGCCTGTCCATCACCCTGTTGGCACATCCCTGACATCTGCTCCCACTTATG TAGATCGTCTTTCCCCTGCAAATGACACCATGGAGCTCCCAaccaagaaagaagagaaaagg aTGAAAGCAGCGCGAGCCAAGTTCAATTTCCAGGCTCAGTCCCCCAA GGAGCTCATGCTGCAGAAAGGCGACATTGTTTACATCCACAGGCAGGTCGATGCCAACTGGTTTGAAGGAGAGCATCACGGAAGAGCTGGCATTTTCCCCACATCCTATGTGGAG ATTCTGCTTCCTTCCGAGAAGCCGACGCCTATTAAGTCCCCCACTCTGCAGGTGTTGGACTACGGGGAAGCCGTGGCTCTGTTTAACTTCAACGCTGACCTACCTGTGGAACTTCCTTTTCGGAAA GGTGAGACGATCAATATAAGCAGGCGTGTTGACGAGAAGTGGTTAGAAGGGAGGATCTCTGGGACCACCCGCAGCGGCATCTTCCCGGCCAGTTATGTCCAG AGTGCGATCCCAAACCAGGCTGCTCGATTTAATGCACACGCTAACTCCCTGCCACAAACACAAGTGCCAAACAACCCGGATTCGACAGTGGTGCAATGCCAACC ATATAAAGCTGTTTACAACTACAAACCACAGAATTCAGATGAGTTGGAGCTCAGAGAAGGAGACGTTGTGAGAGTGATGGAGAAATGCGATGATGGCTGGTTTGTAG GTACGTCAGAACGGACTCGTGCTTTTGGGACTTTTCCAGGGAATTACGTGGCACCTTTTTGA